The Deinococcus gobiensis I-0 genome includes the window TACCCGCGGCATCAGCCGCTCCCCACCAGTGCCCGGTGTCCGCTCCGCGAGCATGGCCGCCGCCTCCAAGCGCGTCTGAGCCGCACTAAACTGAAGGCGGGTCAGGTGCTGCCAGCCGAGGTTGTAGGTGGCGATGGGGATCATCGTAGGGTCGTCCTGCAGGGCACGCAGGCCCCGGATAAACAGGTCATATGAGCGTGCGAACTGGCGGTCATGTCCGTACAGCACCGCGCGGTCCGTGAGCATACGGCCCAGGTTGCTGCCCGTGAGCAGCGGTTCCGCCTGTTCCATCGCCACGTGAGCCTCCGGGGCACGGCCAAGGTGATGCAGGGCCCACCCCCGCTGCCACAGGTGGATGCCTGTGGCCGGCAGGGTATCAAGCACGGCAAGCGCTTCTGCGAACCGGCCAGCCAAGTTCAGCTGCTGCACCTCCCGGTAGGTGGGGAAAGGGGAAGTCATACGCGCATTATTTCAGCAGCAGGACCAGTCCTCCGCTCGCTGGGGTGACGGCAGCTGTCGGGCCGGGCGTACCGCCATTGTGCTCGGCGTGAGCCATGGAGGAGAACTGCAGGAGGAGGGTAAGTAGAAGGACATATCGGAACATGGGAACCCCCATGCACCTGGGGCTGGCCACAGGTGCAGGACACCGGCACCGCGGCAGGCGGCGACGGATGGAGGAACTGACGTCACGCGTGACGCCTGGGAGGAAGCCGCCGGATCCCCTTCCTGGAGGACTCCGGTCGCCGCCCTGACCGGGCCGCGATACCCAGGGATGGCCTCCAGGACGTGAAAGCGGAAATGGCAGGGCGTCTCTGGCCTGCTTTCCGCTTTCACGCCACCCAGGCCATACCTGGGTATGGCCTCGTATCTCGAATGGAACGCTGCCCTTGCCGATCACGTCACCGGCCAGCTGCCTCAGGGCAGCCGCGTCTGCCTGCACGTCGATGCGGACGTCCTCGGAACGCTGGGCCGCCGCCACTGGCCTACCGGGGAGACCATCTGCTGGCAGGACGTCTTCCTACAGGCGCTACGTGAACAGCTGGTGGACTGTGGCCGTGTCAGGCTCGGCGCACTGGGTTACCGGGACGCTGCGGGTCGACCTCTGGGTGTGGCATTCCTGGGTGTGCTGGTGCTGGCTGCGGCCAGCGCTTCGCATGGGCCACGGGCGCCCCAGCGTGCCGCCTACCTGACACGCGTCTGCGGATTTCTGGGTGTGCCTCGTAACGCGGCTGGCCGGCCCCCGGGCTTCCCGGCCGGCGCAGAACTGCCACTCTGGGAGGACTGGAACGCCTACCTGCACGGACTTGGCCTGCAGCCGACTGCGTCAGGTGGGCACGGTTCCCACCGCTTCACGACATTCCCATTCAGCCAGCTGTCTGGAACACGGCTGTGACGTCCCCTACCGTCAGAACACATCACGGGCACCTGAAACCATCCAGGGCATCTGGGCATATCTGCGTGCCGCCAGCCCCTGCCTCCTATAGCTTCAGGGGCACCATCCATGACTGAAATCCATGAAGAGCACGATCTGGAAGCCACTACTCTTGAGCGGGCCCTCCGGGCCATCGGCGAGGTGCTGTCCCGTCAGGATGACTACTGGTTCGCCGGCGGGGCGGACAACTACACCAACCGCCTCCTGAACTACGGTCTGCGGGAGGATATCCTCCAGCAACTGCAGGAGCACGGCCATGAGCCGTACTTTGCCCGGCTGGATTTCGAGGATGCCCGCGGCCCGCAGTGCGTGTACTTCGGTCATGCCCACCTGGGCCGGATGGGCCTGCAGTCCGGTCAGATCCTTGACTGGCGCTGCGACCTGTACAGTCTCTTCCTAGGCGGCAACGCTCCCAGTCAGCAGTATCACGTCAAGGCAACCGGGCAGGAACACCACGTCCAGCTGCGACTCAAACGCCGTCTGGATATCCGGGCCCGCATCCTCGAACGGATCTCAGACACAGTCGACTACCGTGTGCGGAAGGGACTGGAGGGGGACAGTACAGAGAGACCGAACCGGGAGCAGTCCGGCACCTCCAATGACTTCCTGATCGGAAAACTGCAGGAACGTGGGGACCCCCGCCTACAGGACATTGTCGCGACGATCCAAGCGGATCAGGACGCCATCATCAGGGCACCTCTGGATGCGGCGCTGCTGCTGCACGGTGTGGCCGGCAGCGGGAAGACATCCATCGCCTACCACCGCCTTGCGTATCTGATGTTCACAGACCACGGGTACGGCCTCAAGGCTGCCCAGATGCTGGTGATCGGCCCCAATCGTACGTTTCTGGGCTACGTCCGCGGACTGCTACCCTCCCTTGGTGTCACCGGCATCCCGCAGATGACCTTCACGGAGTGGGCTCTGGAGCGCCTTGGCAAGGAGAGCGGACTTGGTGATGTGACCATCACTGACCCCGTTGCAGATGCCCTCGACAATCGCCGACGCCGCCTGGAGGACCGTACTCGGCTCTGGAACAGCGCACGGCTCAGGGGCTCGCTCCGGTTTGGGGAGCTGGTGGAACGTCATGCGGCATACCTTGCCAGTCGGGTGCCGCTGCCCCGGCGGGATCTCACCCTCACCCTAAGGAGAGAGGAGCATGAGGCTGTCCTTCCTGTCACCGTGGCGGATGTCCGGGCCCTCTGGGCTACCCTCGCTGCGGACCTTCCCCTAGCCGCGCGGCGGGAGCAGCTGATCAGCCGAGCCATGCAGCACGTCTCCAGAGAGTACAGCCGGCTCCTGGGCGATCCGCAGCTTCCTGCTGACGTTCTGGCATTGCGCGGAGCCCGGCGTGCGGTGCGGGAATACCTGCAGGCCAGCTGGAAACGGCTGAACCTGCCGGAAGTCTTCGAGGAGATCTTTCAGCCCGGACACCTCCCGGACATCGCCCGCGGTCTGTTCAGCGTGGAGGAGCAGCGCCTCCTCCGCGCCACACGGCCGTCCATTTCCAGCAAAAAGGGGGACCAGAGGCAGAAAACGGTTGATATCAGCGACTTGGCGGGCCTTGCCGTGCTCAGCGGACGGCTATATGGATCCCCGGAAAAGACATGGCGCCACCTCGTGGTGGATGAGGCTCAGGACTTCTCCCCCTTACAGATGCAGCTGCTGACGGCCGCCTGTCCGTCCGGTTCGATGACCCTGGTGGGGGACACGGCCCAGAGCATCCACGCCTATCGGGGCGTCGAGGACTGGAACGAGTTCGACGGCGTCCTGCCTCAGGAGCACCTCGCTCGTCACCTGATCGCACAGAACTACCGCAGCACGCAGGAACTTGTCACCTTTGGGAACGCCCTCCTGAGCAGCCTGTGGGGAGACCGTGCCCTGAAGTCCAGCGTCATCCAGCGAAACGGCCCGCGTCCCGGAATGGTTGCCACGGCAGATGCCGCGCAGCACGACGAGGAGCTGCTCCAGACCATTCATCAGTTCACGGCAGACGGTCACCAGAGCGTCGCGGTGATTGCTCCAGACACCGCTGGCGTGACGGCCATCGGCCGCCTGTTGGAACGTCACGGCCTGATCCACCGGGCCATCACCGGGGATGCCGAACTTGGCCCTGAGGATCTCCGCGGCACTGTGGTTGTCCCCGCCGCCCTGTGCAAGGGTCTGGAGTTCTCTGCTGTGATCGTGCCGGACGCCTCGGAGGTGCGGTATCCCGCAGATGACCACCACGCCGGCAGCCTGCTGTACGTTGCCATCAGCCGTGCCCTACACGCCCTGCACTTGGTAACATCTGGGCACTTTACCGGCTGGCTGGATGACGCGCAGGGCGAGGCGGACGTGGATTACACACGCCTGCCGCACACACCGTTGAGATGGACAGGCGTCACCCTCACAGAGCAGCTCCGCGCTGCCCGGGCTGGCCGCACGCCCTTCTCTGCCATCAGTACCTCTATCGAGAGGCGTGTGCACCTCCTTCTCCGGGAGGGACGTGGGGCAGAGGTTCATGAGGCGTACATCGCCTTTGGTCAGGTTAGCAGTCTCACCATGAACGACGTCCTGCTCCAGATGGGTCAGGGGGAACCCTCAACGTTCATCCGGACTGCCCTGGCAGAAGGCCTTCCGGAATATCTGCGTGACACTGTGGTAGCGCAATTGCTCCGTCTGGAGGGGGATGGCCATCCACAGGCAGAGGCGTACCGCCAGCAGTTTGAAGCCCTCCTCGACGAGCGCTGGACCAGCATAGTGATGCCGTCCATGCCACCTACTGTGCAGGCAGCTGATCCTGAGACATCCATGTCCATGTCTGAATCAGTCGCGTCACCTGATCATCTGCGCCCCCTGTAAGGGGCATGACCGACGTGCCGGGAGGACATCACCCGTGCCCCCTTGACGGCGGCCCGTACCCGCATGGCCTTGGTCCGGCAATTGAGGGCGCTGAGCATATGCTGATCTTCAGCACAGCGGTCACACTAGGTCCGATCTGCATCGTCAGCAGACAGGAAACCGGGTTTCCCCTGGAGGACAGCGATGCGGCCACTGCAGTAAAGTGCGTCTGAAAAGGTCAGGGCGGGGACTTTGCCAGCCGACGCACCATCAAATAGATCATGACTTCGTACACGAGGTTTTTAGCGGTTTCGATCAAGGCCTCGTAATGTCTCGCCATGCGTCTGGATTTTCCCAGCCGGGCAAACGTCCGCTCCACCACCCAGCGGCGCTTCAAGACGACAAATCCTTTCGGCACCTCCACGTATCGTGGAGGTGCATCTTTTGGTGCCCAGGTGCTCTGCCAACCCGACTAAGGATGTTTGACGATCTCCATAGTCCAGCCTAAATGCGTTTTGATCTCTCCAGCGAGCTTCCCGGTGTGCGCATGACCGTTTTTGACTACCCGGACGGCTTCGCAGGCAGGACACGGTGGTGGGTTCATCCTTCATTGAACTGCGGTCATGCCCTAAAATCCACGACCATCCGGTGCATAGCATTGACTTTGCGTGCATAGGACGCTATATTTTAGAAATCAAGGCGATCTCCGGGTCGCCTTCTTCGTTGTCGTGATGCTGATCGGAAAGCCCCTACGCCACCCGTGCTGAGCGAATGCAGGCCCGTACATAGGTCTTGGGCGACTGGAGTTCCTCGCGCTTCCGATGCGCCCGTTCCACGATCTCCAGCAGCGCGACCGGATCGATCTCACCCAAGACGTCCCGGGCCTCGCGCACTGTGA containing:
- a CDS encoding HelD family protein produces the protein MTEIHEEHDLEATTLERALRAIGEVLSRQDDYWFAGGADNYTNRLLNYGLREDILQQLQEHGHEPYFARLDFEDARGPQCVYFGHAHLGRMGLQSGQILDWRCDLYSLFLGGNAPSQQYHVKATGQEHHVQLRLKRRLDIRARILERISDTVDYRVRKGLEGDSTERPNREQSGTSNDFLIGKLQERGDPRLQDIVATIQADQDAIIRAPLDAALLLHGVAGSGKTSIAYHRLAYLMFTDHGYGLKAAQMLVIGPNRTFLGYVRGLLPSLGVTGIPQMTFTEWALERLGKESGLGDVTITDPVADALDNRRRRLEDRTRLWNSARLRGSLRFGELVERHAAYLASRVPLPRRDLTLTLRREEHEAVLPVTVADVRALWATLAADLPLAARREQLISRAMQHVSREYSRLLGDPQLPADVLALRGARRAVREYLQASWKRLNLPEVFEEIFQPGHLPDIARGLFSVEEQRLLRATRPSISSKKGDQRQKTVDISDLAGLAVLSGRLYGSPEKTWRHLVVDEAQDFSPLQMQLLTAACPSGSMTLVGDTAQSIHAYRGVEDWNEFDGVLPQEHLARHLIAQNYRSTQELVTFGNALLSSLWGDRALKSSVIQRNGPRPGMVATADAAQHDEELLQTIHQFTADGHQSVAVIAPDTAGVTAIGRLLERHGLIHRAITGDAELGPEDLRGTVVVPAALCKGLEFSAVIVPDASEVRYPADDHHAGSLLYVAISRALHALHLVTSGHFTGWLDDAQGEADVDYTRLPHTPLRWTGVTLTEQLRAARAGRTPFSAISTSIERRVHLLLREGRGAEVHEAYIAFGQVSSLTMNDVLLQMGQGEPSTFIRTALAEGLPEYLRDTVVAQLLRLEGDGHPQAEAYRQQFEALLDERWTSIVMPSMPPTVQAADPETSMSMSESVASPDHLRPL